The following are encoded together in the Rhinopithecus roxellana isolate Shanxi Qingling chromosome 5, ASM756505v1, whole genome shotgun sequence genome:
- the TCL1B gene encoding T-cell leukemia/lymphoma protein 1B codes for MASEASVRLGTPPDRLWIQKPGIYEDEEGRTWVTVVVRFNPSHREWARASNTQGSASQGSTYEPSITVHLWQMAVRTREPLSSGQMPFSQLPAVWQLYPGRKYRAADSSFWEIVDHGQIDSMEQLVLTYQPERKD; via the exons ATGGCCTCCGAAGCTTCTGTGCGTCTGGGGACGCCCCCTGACCGTCTGTGGATCCAGAAGCCTGGCATCTACGAAGACGAGGAGGGGAGGACCTGGGTGACTGTGGTCGTGCGGTTCAATCCCTCGCACAGGGAATGGGCCAGGGCCTCAAACACCCAGGGCAGCGCCTCCCAGGGCAGCACA TATGAACCCAGCATCACGGTGCACTTGTGGCAGATGGCAGTGCGTACCCGGGAGCCACTCTCCTCTGGCCAGATGCCCTTCTCCCAGCTGCCCGCCGTGTGGCAGCTCTACCCCGGGAGGAAGTACCGAGCAGCGGATTCCAGTTTCTGGGAAATAGTGGACCATGGCCAG ATCGACTCCATGGAGCAGCTGGTCCTCACATATCAGCCGGAGAGGAAAGACTGA